In bacterium, one genomic interval encodes:
- a CDS encoding PorV/PorQ family protein — protein MKKAIRTTTYLLLVCALALATTATAGNSKTGTTAFPFLKINPGARAVAMGGAFTGLADDEMAAYYNPAGLAQLEGKRFIAEYQSYIADINSGMVGIVLPNSADRALAIHISYLNYGDFVQTDELGNITGEFGGSDMLFGVSYAMRIKPTILVGATGKFIYESLQDYSATGAAVDLGAKYVSDRDRYHLGVMVQNLGAQLSSLGEEKDALPLTFRAGGAIRPRGLAIVTSLDIAVPIDNDPFVAVGAELYKFDPVFIRMGWNSFGSNYKAANSDDNWAGLSLGFGIDLWTTQLSYAFTPAADLGEMHRITWQGRFK, from the coding sequence ATGAAAAAGGCTATTCGCACAACAACTTACCTGCTCTTGGTCTGCGCCCTGGCTCTAGCCACGACCGCCACTGCAGGAAATTCCAAAACCGGCACGACCGCATTCCCTTTCCTTAAGATCAACCCGGGTGCCCGGGCGGTCGCTATGGGTGGGGCATTTACCGGTCTGGCTGACGATGAAATGGCCGCCTACTACAATCCGGCCGGTCTGGCCCAGCTTGAGGGGAAGCGGTTTATCGCCGAGTACCAGAGCTATATCGCAGATATCAATAGCGGCATGGTGGGGATAGTCCTCCCCAACTCCGCCGACCGCGCTCTGGCGATCCATATCAGCTATCTCAATTATGGTGACTTTGTCCAGACCGATGAATTAGGGAATATCACCGGCGAGTTCGGCGGCTCGGATATGCTTTTTGGTGTCTCCTATGCCATGCGAATCAAGCCGACTATCCTGGTCGGCGCGACCGGAAAATTCATCTACGAAAGCCTGCAGGATTATTCAGCGACCGGCGCTGCGGTCGACCTCGGGGCCAAGTATGTTTCGGATCGTGATCGCTATCACCTGGGGGTGATGGTTCAAAACCTTGGCGCGCAGCTCTCCAGCCTTGGAGAAGAGAAGGATGCGCTCCCGCTGACTTTCCGTGCCGGCGGAGCGATTCGTCCGCGTGGGCTCGCGATTGTCACCAGCCTGGATATCGCCGTACCGATCGACAACGACCCATTTGTGGCGGTTGGCGCCGAGCTGTATAAATTCGACCCGGTCTTCATTCGGATGGGCTGGAATAGCTTTGGCAGCAATTACAAGGCGGCCAACTCGGATGATAATTGGGCCGGTCTGTCACTCGGCTTTGGCATTGATCTCTGGACCACCCAGCTCTCATATGCTTTTACTCCGGCCGCGGACCTTGGCGAAATGCATCGCATAACCTGGCAGGGGAGATTTAAATGA
- a CDS encoding rhodanese-like domain-containing protein: MQNTNNSIPEITVQQLQQKANNGEQFYLLDVRTLPEYLEAHLSFTDDLIPHDSVPSLLQRLPADKSTPLYAFCRSGNRSGLVTQYLRSIGYTNAFNVSGGIIAWRSAGYETVAGQ; this comes from the coding sequence ATGCAGAATACGAATAATTCTATCCCCGAGATCACGGTCCAGCAACTTCAGCAGAAGGCGAATAACGGAGAGCAGTTTTATCTGCTCGATGTTCGCACGTTGCCTGAATATCTGGAGGCTCATCTCAGTTTCACCGATGATCTGATCCCGCATGACTCCGTACCATCGCTCCTTCAGCGACTCCCCGCAGATAAATCGACACCGCTGTATGCGTTCTGCCGCTCCGGTAATCGGAGCGGACTGGTCACCCAGTATCTTCGCTCGATCGGTTACACCAATGCATTTAATGTGTCCGGTGGAATTATCGCGTGGAGATCTGCGGGATATGAGACGGTCGCGGGTCAGTGA
- a CDS encoding YifB family Mg chelatase-like AAA ATPase, whose protein sequence is MLSKVVSSATLGVEAYRVEVEADIQQQVPLFITVGLPDGAVRESKERVTAAIKNSDFIFPSKRVTINLAPADVKKEGSAFDLPIAVGILAATGQIIRERVDEFVLLGELSLDGSLKPIPGVLPMTMSFASGNGIKGILVPKENAREAAMAGTIPVYPIKTLKDAVQFLEDEASIRPFEVDIATVFNDARRYTVDFADVKGQESAKRALEVAAAGGHNIIMIGPPGSGKTMLARRMPTVLPDMTIAEALETTKIHSVAGRLPANAALVATRPFRAPHHTISYAGLVGGGAIPKPGEVSLAHHGVLFLDEMPEFKKDILEMLRQPMEDKQVTISRASSTLTYPAGFMLISAMNPCPCGYFGDPSHECHCSAGDIQRYMSKVSGPLLDRIDIHITVPSVKFKELSSETRGEPSIHIRKRVNDARKMQLERFKDEKNIYCNAHMESCDIRKYCVIDEKSQSLLALAITKQGLSARAYDRILKVSRTIADLAGSPNIEMGHIAEAIHYRTLDRSLWL, encoded by the coding sequence ATGCTCTCCAAAGTTGTCTCCTCGGCCACTCTCGGAGTCGAGGCGTATCGAGTCGAAGTCGAAGCAGATATTCAGCAACAGGTGCCGCTTTTTATCACGGTCGGCCTACCCGATGGTGCTGTTCGTGAATCCAAAGAACGGGTCACTGCCGCGATCAAAAATTCGGATTTCATCTTCCCCTCGAAGCGTGTGACGATCAATCTCGCCCCGGCAGATGTGAAGAAAGAGGGGTCGGCGTTTGACCTTCCGATAGCGGTGGGAATTCTCGCCGCCACCGGGCAGATCATTCGCGAGCGGGTCGATGAGTTTGTCTTGTTGGGAGAGCTTTCTCTCGATGGCTCGCTCAAGCCGATCCCTGGTGTTCTTCCCATGACCATGAGTTTTGCATCGGGCAACGGCATCAAAGGGATTCTCGTTCCCAAAGAGAATGCCCGCGAAGCGGCTATGGCCGGCACTATCCCGGTCTACCCGATCAAGACGCTCAAAGATGCTGTGCAGTTTCTGGAGGATGAAGCATCGATCCGTCCATTCGAGGTAGATATCGCCACTGTCTTTAATGATGCCCGTCGCTATACCGTAGATTTCGCCGATGTCAAGGGGCAGGAATCGGCGAAACGTGCACTCGAGGTTGCCGCCGCCGGAGGGCACAATATTATCATGATCGGCCCTCCCGGTTCCGGCAAAACGATGCTCGCCCGCCGCATGCCGACTGTTCTCCCCGATATGACGATCGCCGAAGCGCTCGAAACGACCAAAATTCACTCGGTTGCCGGACGGCTCCCGGCGAACGCGGCACTCGTCGCAACGCGCCCGTTTCGCGCGCCGCATCATACCATCTCCTATGCCGGACTGGTCGGGGGAGGGGCGATCCCAAAACCGGGCGAGGTCTCACTGGCGCATCATGGCGTGCTCTTTCTCGATGAAATGCCTGAGTTCAAGAAAGATATCCTGGAAATGCTTCGTCAGCCGATGGAGGACAAGCAGGTCACTATCTCGCGGGCATCCTCGACACTAACCTACCCGGCGGGATTTATGCTGATCTCCGCGATGAATCCCTGTCCCTGCGGATACTTTGGCGACCCATCGCATGAGTGCCATTGTTCGGCGGGGGATATCCAGCGATACATGTCGAAAGTCTCCGGCCCGCTTCTGGATCGGATAGATATTCATATCACGGTACCTTCGGTGAAGTTCAAGGAATTGTCGTCGGAGACGCGAGGGGAACCATCGATTCATATCCGCAAACGGGTGAACGATGCCCGGAAGATGCAGCTCGAACGATTTAAGGACGAAAAGAACATCTACTGCAACGCGCATATGGAATCATGCGATATCCGGAAATACTGCGTGATCGATGAAAAATCACAGTCGCTCTTGGCGTTGGCCATCACCAAGCAGGGGCTTTCCGCCCGTGCGTACGATCGTATTCTGAAGGTCTCGCGGACGATTGCCGATCTGGCGGGTTCGCCGAATATCGAGATGGGGCATATCGCGGAAGCGATCCATTACCGGACGCTGGACAGGAGTCTGTGGTTGTAA